The Vitis vinifera cultivar Pinot Noir 40024 chromosome 12, ASM3070453v1 genome has a segment encoding these proteins:
- the LOC100264794 gene encoding uncharacterized protein LOC100264794 isoform X1 has protein sequence MIRRKFMVPVSATHMLSTIFFFLCSVLYCSARDTITPENWLSNEGGTLVSAGKTFELGLFNPDGSSKIGRFVGIWYYMSKPQRVVWVANRKNPLPLSDTPSGVFAIKEDGELKVLDANGTVHWSSDIETSSSSTGRVVKLMDSGNLVLSDNRSGVILWESFHNPTDTFLPGMKMDENLTLTSWLSSVDPTPGNFTFQLDQDNKDQYNIHDSFVSYWSSEDSKGTPDEMPDAILSLLSNFSKTGKPTSSRKFYNRPLEILSSKYKNTSRLVMSSSGEIRYYLNPNTSSPDWWAPQDRCSVSKACGKFGSCNTNNALMCKCLPGFKPVSPDIWKTGEFSSGCTRKSPICEKNSSEDMFLSFKMMKVRKRDSVIPADPNDSDYCRKACLKKCQCQAYAETYIKQGRDVPDALECLIWTDDLTGLQEEYASDAYNLSVRVAISDIKPTVRNCETCGSNMIPYPLSTGSKCGDSTYFNFECNNTTGQVQFKVPGGAYRVTSINPETLTFVIQLKEADCSSRSLIPPLNPPFHLTDVCKEVGTDNFGSEMSLKNSIEVEISWDPPLEPVCTSSADCKDWPNSTCGTRDGTRRCFCNENFKWNSSSLNCTQGVNPAEPTKPADQKSSSSSPVVVVGITVAVVLVAVLGIIGYIACLRKRTITKRKENRANQVLHLYDSESRVKHLIDSEQFKEEDKKGIDVPFFDLEDILAATDNFLDANKLGQGGFGPVYKGKFPEGREIAVKRLCNSYAAAIFFFLCSILCCSARDTITPNNLLFDDGRGTLVSANQTFELGFFIPKGGFNNGKYIGIWYYGLKERTVVWVANRDNPLPDDSVGALVIADDGNLKLVNESGAAYWFTDLGSSSSMGRVAKVMDSGNFVLSDNRSGKILWESFKNPTDTFLPGMIMEGNLTLTSWVSPVDPAPGNYTFKKDDDKDQYIIFEDSIVKYWRSEESEGMSSAAAELLSNFSKTQKPTGSQFVRSSYTRLVMNFTGEIRYLVWDNYTEEWSAFWWAPQDRCSVLNACGNFGSCNVNNAFMCKCLPGFEPNSLERWTNGDFSGGCSKKTTLCGDTFLILKMIKVRKYDIEFLGKDESECRRECLKTCRCQAYAGVGKIRRGRASTPPKCWIWSEDLGSLQEYNTDGYNLSLRVAKSDIESTVRNCETCGTNLIPYPLSTGPNCGDPMYFSFRCDKATDQVWFALPNGSYRVTSITPERSKFLIQVNDIDNCEARNSQDTKILQLNPPFRIASWCNADTGKSSSSMPMKGQYEIEISWDPPPEPVCNSATDCKDWPNSSCRTQNRTRCFCNQNFKWNSSSLNCTQDGGNLAEAPTPANQKSSSSSSALVVVVGIVTAVVVVALLCIIGCIAYFRKRTISKGQENRTNPGLHLYHSESRVKDLIDSEQFKEDDKKGIDVPFFDLEDILAATDHFSDANKLGQGGFGPVYKGKFPEGREIAVKRLSRASGQGLQEFKNEVVLIAKLQHRNLVRLLGYCIEGDEKILLYEYMPNKSLDSFIFDQTLCLLLNWEKRFDIILGIARGLLYLHQDSRLKIIHRDLKTSNILLDDEMNPKISDFGLARIFESKQVEASTNRVVGTYGYMSPEYALDGFFSEKSDVFSFGVVVLEIISGKRNTRSYQSDRNLSLLAHAWKLWKEDRVLELMDQTLSETCKTNEFLRCVNVGLLCVQEDPSDRPTMAVAVVMLSSDTATLPVPKQPAFVVRRDLSSSASSSSKPEASLNSEFLATIEEGR, from the exons ATGATAAGAAGAAAATTCATGGTTCCTGTATCTGCAACTCACATGCTATCTaccatctttttcttcttgtgttCTGTCCTGTATTGCTCTGCTAGAGATACCATCACACCGGAGAACTGGCTTAGTAATGAAGGAGGAACTCTTGTTTCTGCAGGCAAAACTTTTGAACTTGGCTTGTTTAATCCAGATGGAAGCTCCAAGATTGGAAGATTCGTGGGCATATGGTATTACATGTCGAAACCACAAAGAGTTGTATGGGTGGCCAACCGAAAGAACCCCCTTCCCCTTTCTGACACCCCCTCTGGAGTTTTTGCCATTAAAGAAGATGGTGAGCTCAAGGTATTGGATGCAAATGGGACAGTTCACTGGTCTTCTGATATTGAAACATCTTCTTCATCTACAGGGAGGGTGGTGAAGCTCATGGACTCTGGGAACCTTGTTTTGAGTGACAACAGATCAGGGGTGATTCTTTGGGAGAGCTTCCATAATCCTACAGATACTTTTCTTCCTGGGATGAAGATGGATGAAAACTTAACACTGACTTCATGGCTGAGTTCTGTTGACCCGACACCTGGAAACTTTACTTTCCAGCTAGATCAAGACAATAAGGATCAGTATAACATACATGATTCATTTGTCTCATATTGGAGCAGTGAGGACTCGAAAGGAACGCCTGATGAAATGCCAGATGCAATACTCAGCTTGTTATCCAACTTCAGCAAGACCGGTAAGCCAACCAGCtctagaaaattctacaatagACCCCTTGAAATACTGTCCTCCAAGTATAAGAATACCAGTCGGTTGGTGATGAGCTCTTCAGGGGAAATACGGTACTATCTGAATCCGAATACATCATCTCCAGACTGGTGGGCACCGCAAGATCGATGCAGTGTGTCAAAAGCTTGTGGGAAATTCGGAAGTTGTAACACTAACAATGCTTTGATGTGCAAATGTTTACCTGGTTTCAAACCCGTCTCGCCGGATATTTGGAAAACTGGAGAGTTTTCAAGTGGGTGTACCAGAAAGTCTCCCATATGCGAGAAGAATTCCAGTGAAGACATGTTCCTGAGCTTTAAGATGATGAAAGTGAGAAAGCGAGACTCTGTGATTCCAGCAGATCCGAATGATAGTGACTATTGCAGAAAGGCTTGCCTTAAAAAATGCCAATGTCAAGCTTATGCTGAAACTTATATCAAACAAGGAAGAGATGTTCCTGATGCCCTAGAATGCTTGATTTGGACGGATGACCTTACTGGTCTTCAGGAGGAGTATGCCTCTGATGCCTACAACCTCTCCGTTCGTGTGGCTATTTCAGATATAA AACCAACAGTAAGGAATTGTGAAACTTGTGGCTCAAACATGATTCCTTATCCTCTAAGCACTGGATCAAAGTGTGGTGATTCAACGTACTTCAATTTTGAATGTAACAATACCACAGGCCAGGTTCAGTTCAAGGTACCTGGTGGTGCCTACCGAGTAACTAGCATTAACCCAGAGACATTAACATTTGTAATCCAACTGAAAGAGGCAGATTGCAGTTCACGAAGTCTGATTCCGCCACTAAACCCGCCTTTTCACTTGACTGATGTGTGCAAAGAGGTTGGAACTGACAATTTTGGCTCTGAGATGTCATTGAAAAATAGTATTGAAGTAGAGATCAGTTGGGATCCACCATTGGAGCCGGTGTGTACCTCATCAGCAGATTGCAAGGACTGGCCAAATTCAACCTGCGGAACGCGAGATGGAACGAGAAGGTGCTTTTGCAATGAAAACTTCAAATGGAATAGCTCAAGTTTAAATTGTACACAAG GTGTCAATCCTGCAGAGCCTACAAAGCCTGCTGATCAGAAGTCATCGTCGTCATCTCCAGTGGTTGTGGTAGGCATAACAGTTGCTGTTGTTCTAGTTGCGGTTTTAGGCATCATTGGTTATATTGCTTGTTTGCGCAAAAGAACCATCACCAAAAGGAAAG AGAACAGAGCAAATCAAGTGCTTCACTTATATGATAGTGAGAGTCGTGTGAAACACTTAATAGACTCAGAGCAATTCAAAGAAGAGGATAAGAAAGGCATTGATGTACCGTTTTTTGACTTAGAAGACATACTGGCTGCTACAGATAACTTTTTAGATGCAAATAAGCTTGGACAAGGAGGTTTTGGGCCAGTTTACAAG GGCAAGTTTCCAGAGGGACGAGAAATTGCGGTTAAGAGACTCTGCAACTCATATGCTGCTGcaatctttttcttcttgtgttCTATCCTGTGCTGCTCTGCTAGAGATACCATCACACCAAACAATTTGCTTTTTGATGATGGTAGAGGAACTCTTGTTTCAGCCAATCAAACTTTTGAATTGGGCTTCTTTATTCCCAAGGGAGGGTTCAACAATGGAAAATACATTGGCATATGGTACTACGGGTTGAAGGAGAGAACAGTTGTATGGGTAGCCAATAGAGACAACCCCCTTCCTGACGACAGTGTTGGAGCTCTTGTCATTGCAGATGACGGTAACCTCAAGCTAGTGAATGAAAGTGGAGCAGCTTACTGGTTTACTGATCTTGGAAGCTCGTCTTCTATGGGTAGGGTGGCCAAGGTCATGGATTCTGGGAACTTTGTTTTAAGCGACAACAGATCTGGGAAGATTCTTTGGGAGAGTTTCAAGAACCCAACTGATACTTTTCTTCCTGGGATGATTATGGAGGGAAACTTAACATTGACTTCATGGGTCAGCCCCGTTGACCCTGCACCTGGAAACTATACTTTCAAGAAAGATGATGATAAAGATCAGTATATCATATTTGAAGATTCAATTGTTAAATATTGGAGAAGTGAGGAATCAGAAGGAATGAGTTCTGCAGCAGCCGAGCTCTTATCCAATTTTAGCAAGACACAAAAACCAACTGGGTCTCAATTTGTCCGCAGTTCTTATACACGGTTGGTGATGAATTTCACCGGGGAAATAAGATATCTAGTTTGGGATAATTATACGGAGGAGTGGTCTGCATTCTGGTGGGCGCCGCAAGACCGATGCAGTGTGTTGAATGCTTGTGGGAATTTCGGTTCTTGCAATGTTAACAATGCATTTATGTGCAAATGTTTGCCTGGATTCGAGCCTAACTCGCTGGAGAGATGGACTAATGGAGATTTTTCAGGTGGGTGTTCTAAAAAGACAACCCTCTGTGGGGACACATTCTTGATCTTGAAGATGATTAAAGTAAGAAAGTATGACATTGAGTTTTTGGGTAAGGATGAAAGTGAATGCAGAAGAGAGTGCCTTAAGACCTGTCGCTGTCAAGCTTATGCTGGAGTTGGAAAGATACGAAGGGGCCGTGCTAGCACCCCTCCCAAGTGCTGGATTTGGTCTGAAGATCTCGGTAGTCTTCAGGAGTATAACACAGATGGCTATAATCTTTCTCTCCGTGTGGCCAAATCAGATATAG AATCAACAGTAAGAAATTGTGAAACTTGTGGCACAAACTTGATCCCCTATCCACTAAGCACTGGACCAAACTGTGGTGATCCCATGTACTTCAGTTTCAGATGTGACAAGGCCACAGACCAAGTCTGGTTCGCCTTACCTAATGGCAGCTACCGAGTAACCAGCATCACTCCAGAGAGATCGAAGTTTCTCATCCAAGTGAATGATATTGATAACTGCGAAGCACGAAATTCACAAGACACGAAGATACTGCAGCTCAATCCACCTTTCAGGATAGCTAGCTGGTGCAATGCTGACACAGGAAAATCTAGCTCCAGCATGCCTATGAAAGGTCAGTATGAAATTGAAATAAGTTGGGATCCACCACCAGAGCCGGTTTGTAACTCAGCAACAGACTGCAAGGACTGGCCAAATTCGAGTTGCAGAACGCAAAATAGAACGAGGTGTTTTTGTAATCAAAACTTCAAATGGAACAGCTCCAGTTTAAATTGTACACAAG ATGGTGGCAATCTTGCGGAGGCTCCAACACCTGCAAACCAgaagtcatcatcatcatcctcggCTCTGGTAGTTGTGGTAGGCATAGTAACTGCTGTTGTAGTAGTTGCACTTCTATGCATCATTGGTTGTATTGCTTATTTTCGAAAAAGAACCATCTCCAAAGGGCAAG AAAACAGAACAAATCCAGGGCTTCACTTGTATCATAGCGAGAGCCGTGTGAAAGACTTAATAGACTCTGAGCAATTCAAAGAAGATGATAAGAAAGGCATTGACGTACCATTTTTCGACTTAGAAGACATACTGGCTGCTACAGATCACTTTTCAGATGCAAATAAGCTTGGACAGGGGGGCTTTGGGCCAGTTTACAAA GGAAAGTTTCCTGAAGGGCGAGAAATTGCAGTAAAGAGACTCTCAAGAGCTTCGGGACAAGGCTTACAGGAATTTAAGAACGAGGTTGTGTTAATTGCCAAACTTCAGCATCGAAATTTGGTTAGACTTTTGGGCTATTGTATTGAAGGAGATGAGAAGATTTTACTCTATGAATACATGCCCAACAAAAGCTTAGACTCCTTCATATTTG ATCAAACTCTATGCCTGTTACTGAACTGGGAGAAGCGATTTGATATCATTTTGGGAATTGCTCGAGGGCTACTTTATCTTCACCAAGATtcaagattgaagattatcCATAGAGACTTGAAAACAAGCAACATTCTACTTGATGACGAGATGAATCCCAAAATTTCAGACTTTGGCTTGGCAAGGATTTTTGAGAGTAAGCAAGTAGAAGCAAGCACAAACAGAGTAGTTGGAACTTA TGGCTACATGTCTCCAGAGTATGCATTGGATGGGTTTTTCTCAGAAAAGTCTGATGTCTTTAGCTTTGGTGTTGTGGTACTTGAGATCATCAGCGGGAAGAGGAACACCAGATCTTATCAGTCTGACCGGAATCTGAGCCTTCTAGCCCAT GCATGGAAGCTGTGGAAGGAAGACAGGGTGTTGGAGTTGATGGACCAGACACTAAGTGAAACATGTAAAACAAATGAATTTCTGAGGTGCGTGAATGTTGGGCTGTTGTGTGTGCAAGAAGACCCAAGTGACCGTCCCACCATGGCAGTTGCAGTTGTAATGCTCAGCAGTGACACTGCCACACTCCCAGTTCCTAAACAACCAGCTTTTGTCGTAAGGAGAGACCTTTCCAGCTCAGCTTCTTCTTCAAGCAAACCAGAAGCATCCTTGAATAGTGAGTTCCTAGCCACCATAGAAGAAGGTCGATAG